The genomic window GGCCTGGTGGCTTCTTATGGAATAGCAGGCAACTGGCTCTGGTGGAGCATGCTGCTGTCCGCCATGCTGACCGTGTTTTTCTTCGCCCGTCTCTGGCGGCGCTCAGGAGTGCTGACAGACGTGGAATTTGCCGAGCTGCGTTACGGCGGCAAGGCAGCGGCTTTTCTGCGCGGGTTCAGGGCACTGTACCTCGGAATGCCGGTCAACCTGATCATTCTGGGCTGGGTCAACCTGGCTATGGTCAAGATCCTGATGATGATCTTCGATTTTCAGCCTGCCACATTTGCCGGAATCCCGCTGGAGCCCAAAATGCAGGCTCTGATCGTAGTCTTCGGGATCATGTTCGTCACAGCAGGCATCTCTACAATCTCAGGACTCTGGGGAGTGCTGGTCACAGACGTGTTCCAGTTCGTGCTGAAAATGGGAATGGTGATTGTGCTGGCCTATTATTCAGTCAAGTCAGTGGGCGGCATGGACCAGCTGATCCTTAAGCTCTCGGAGATCAGTTCTCAGAAAGGTACAGGATCGATAATTTCATTTACTCCTGAGATAGGTTCAGCCTGGATGCCGATGATCGCGTTCTTCGTATTCCTGGCTGTCACCTGGTGGGCGACCTGGTATCCAGGAGCTGAACCGGGTGGCGGAGGTTACATTGCCCAGCGCATTTTCTGCGCCAAGGATGAGAAGAATTCGCTGCTGGCCACGCTCTGGTTTTCCATCGCCCATTACGCGGTTCGCCCCTGGCCATGGATTCTGACAGCCCTGGCATCTCTGGTGCTTTATCCTACTCTGGTGGACAAGGAATCAGGCTTCATCAAGACCATCGTGGATCCGAATGTTTTCCCTGTCGCGCTGCGCGGCATAATGATCGCTGCCTTTGCAGCAGCATACATGTCCACAATCGCGACTCAGCTCAACTGGGGTGCATCATACCTTGTCAACGACCTTTACAGGCGATTCATGGTTAAAGGACGCGAAGAGAAGCATTACATCAACGTATCTCAGCTCGCCACGCTTCTTTTAATGGTAATGTCCTGTGTTGTCACATATTACCAGGACTCTATTTCAGGAGCCTGGAAATTCCTGATGGCAATCGGAGCAGGGACAGGCAGCGTCTTCATCCTGCGCTGGTTCTGGTGGCGAATCAATGCCTGGAGCGAAGTCTCAGCCATGGTGACGTCTTTCATCATGTCCATGGTACTGCAGTATATGTTTGGAATGAGCACAGACGATCCTTCCCAGAACGCCTGGCTGATCCTGATCACTGTAATCGTTTCCACGATCGTCTGGCTGGCTGTAACTTTTGCGACAGGTCCTGAGAGCAGGGAAAAACTTCTCTCCTTCTATCGCAAGGTGCGGCCCAATGCCATGCTCTGGGGTCCGATCGCTGCAGAAGCCACTGACGTCAAACCTCCGACTGACGGATTGAACAATCTGCTGGATTATGCGTGCGGCTGCACCATGATTTATCTGACTCTCTTCGGAGTCGGGAAAATCATCTTCGGCGCTACAGGCACAGGCATTGTGTTCCTGATCTTAGCTGCAGTCTGTGGATCTGTGATTTACTGGGATCTGAACAAGCGGGGCTGGAAAGTGATCGACTGATAAGGTGCTGCAGTGCAGAGAATAACCTGTTTTCCTGAGTGAGGTTGTTTGTTGCAACCTGTAATATATTGTAACAAATTGTAACTTGAGTAACCTCTTTTCAGGAGTGATAATGTTAATTAGTAGGCAGTTTAGACTATAAGAGTTAGGAGTACAAAAGCATGAAGCCGGGTCTCTACTTCATTATCACCGCAGTTTTCTTCTTCTGCATCAACCTTCATGCCCAGGGTTATGATTACAGGGCTGCTCTGGATGCCATTGAACCATTGACAGACGCCGATCAGGAAGATGCCAGGCTCTGGTCATTTTATCTGGAAAAATTCTCCCAGGTGGCACCTGAGGAAGTCCAGAAAATGTTTACCGATGCTGCAGCCGAATTTTCAGTACCAGTGAATCTCCTGCAGGTGATCGGATACCTGGAGAACAACTGGGTGCATATCGGGCCGAGCATAGACCGCGGCTGGGGCATGATGCATCTGGTGGAAAACTCCTATATGGATACTCTGGGCAAGGCATCAGAACTGCTTGGAGTATCACGCCAGACCCTGAAGGACGATCCCTGCCAGAATATCCGCGGTTCAGCTGCCCTGCTCTCCTTTTACGCCAAGCAGAAAAATCTCAGAACAATCAGGCTTGAAGACTGGTTCAAGGCAGTCGAGGAAATAACCGGTCTGGGGAGCGCAACCCTGAAATT from Candidatus Wallbacteria bacterium includes these protein-coding regions:
- a CDS encoding Na+:solute symporter — translated: MRLTFFDWAVIAAYFLINLLIGLYYRSRAQKSTEEFFAGGRKVSWWLAGTSMVATTFAADTPLAVTGLVASYGIAGNWLWWSMLLSAMLTVFFFARLWRRSGVLTDVEFAELRYGGKAAAFLRGFRALYLGMPVNLIILGWVNLAMVKILMMIFDFQPATFAGIPLEPKMQALIVVFGIMFVTAGISTISGLWGVLVTDVFQFVLKMGMVIVLAYYSVKSVGGMDQLILKLSEISSQKGTGSIISFTPEIGSAWMPMIAFFVFLAVTWWATWYPGAEPGGGGYIAQRIFCAKDEKNSLLATLWFSIAHYAVRPWPWILTALASLVLYPTLVDKESGFIKTIVDPNVFPVALRGIMIAAFAAAYMSTIATQLNWGASYLVNDLYRRFMVKGREEKHYINVSQLATLLLMVMSCVVTYYQDSISGAWKFLMAIGAGTGSVFILRWFWWRINAWSEVSAMVTSFIMSMVLQYMFGMSTDDPSQNAWLILITVIVSTIVWLAVTFATGPESREKLLSFYRKVRPNAMLWGPIAAEATDVKPPTDGLNNLLDYACGCTMIYLTLFGVGKIIFGATGTGIVFLILAAVCGSVIYWDLNKRGWKVID